The genomic segment CGCCGAAATGCTGATGTTCGGCCTGGGCTTCTTTGCCGCCGCCTCGCTGACCCGTCAGCTGGGCAAGCAGGTCCGCGACACGCAGGAACTGGCGGACCGCCGCGGCGCCGAGGCCGCGAACCTGGCCGAGATCAACGAACTGATCATCCGCCGCATGCAGACCGGCGTGCTGCTGGTCGACGGCACCGGCCACATCCGCCTGACCAACGAAGCCGCCACGCTGCTGATCGGCGACACCGAGACACCCGGCGAGGATGGCTTGCACGGCCGCACGCTGGGCCACCTCGCGCCGCCACTGGCGATGCGTCTGGCCGAATGGCTACGCAGCGGCAGCGTCGACAGTGCCCCGCTGACGCTGCGCGAACACACCGACGTGATGCCGCGCTTCGTGCGCCTGCTGGCCGAGAGCGACAGCACCCTCGTGTTCCTCGACGACACCTCGCTGGTCTCGCGCCGCGCAGAATCGTTGACCCTCGCCACGATGGGACGCTTCTCCGCCAGCCTCGCGCACGAGATCCGCAATCCGCTCGCCGCGATCAGCTACGCCACCCAGCTGATGGAAGAGTCGGATCAGATCGGCGAGGCCGATCGTCGCTTGCTGCAGATCATCCACCAGCAGTGCGTGCGCACGAACGGTATCGTCGAAAGCGTGCTCGGCCTTGCCCGCCGCGAGCGCGCCCGTCCCGAACACGTGGACCTGGTTGCCGCTGCGCATGCGTTCGTGCAGGACTACCGCATGATCGTCACCGAAGAAAACGCCGAACTGAAGGTCAGTTGCGACCAGCCCACGCTGCGCGCGATCTTCGACCCGCGCCACCTGCAGCAGGTGCTGACCGCGCTGGTCAACAACGCCGTCCGCTACGGCCGCATGCCCGGCGAACCGGCGCGCATCACGCTGCGCCTCGAACAGGCCGGCGAGTGTCCCACCCTCAGCGTCCTCGACCGCGGCCCCGGTATTCCGGACGCCGTCTCTGCCCAGCTGTTCCGCCCGTTCTTCACCACCTCGGAAAGCGGCACGGGCCTGGGTCTCTACATCGGCCATGAGTTGTGCCGGGCGAATGAAGCGCACCTCGAATATGTCGCCGTCCCCGGCGGCGGCGCGTGCTTCCGC from the Luteimonas fraxinea genome contains:
- a CDS encoding sensor histidine kinase; this encodes MRRRRAKPPHPAAPERRLYSAVRLRWNVPVPLIAASKLSPSLLQRELSLFALYRVLEAALLALLVFSPWGATLGDVTDTPVAISVGIGYLIASVGLLLHARRAKADFPSHAVVGVVVDIVVATLITHAIPEVAPGIAMLLLFNIGAASLFVTLRTSILIAVGASMALLAERLVGLFGTGTFDRPFAEMLMFGLGFFAAASLTRQLGKQVRDTQELADRRGAEAANLAEINELIIRRMQTGVLLVDGTGHIRLTNEAATLLIGDTETPGEDGLHGRTLGHLAPPLAMRLAEWLRSGSVDSAPLTLREHTDVMPRFVRLLAESDSTLVFLDDTSLVSRRAESLTLATMGRFSASLAHEIRNPLAAISYATQLMEESDQIGEADRRLLQIIHQQCVRTNGIVESVLGLARRERARPEHVDLVAAAHAFVQDYRMIVTEENAELKVSCDQPTLRAIFDPRHLQQVLTALVNNAVRYGRMPGEPARITLRLEQAGECPTLSVLDRGPGIPDAVSAQLFRPFFTTSESGTGLGLYIGHELCRANEAHLEYVAVPGGGACFRVTLAARQTLLRN